Proteins encoded within one genomic window of Gigantopelta aegis isolate Gae_Host unplaced genomic scaffold, Gae_host_genome ctg3507_pilon_pilon:::debris, whole genome shotgun sequence:
- the LOC121392195 gene encoding uncharacterized protein F54H12.2-like: MSLLTDKDFVEGLPSALDLFTMPPCQTSVFQHYYVDVRPVSQITDSSPVEFQIANSGIDYVDLKRSRLHVKLKVSHSDGTVLGKDEQVAPVNLFMQALWSQVAVYLQGQLVSSANNHYPYKAYIQTLLNYGAETKQSQLQSQLFYKDVGETQADIESTDPITGTNSGASDREAHIAVSKTVTMEGPLCEDIFNIGRYLVNGVDMTVKLFQSSIPFCLMSGKSGQEYKIELLDIYFKICKLKMNSALILTHNKLFEKSNALYLFTKTVVKMSSIPSSQQSYVWDSVFQSQFPGKLVVGFVNGDGVSGSYTKNPFNFQSSFVKTVALYLDGVSVPGRPVEADDVSAYVNLFEGVSRWGQDTGNYIQRTEFELGNGLFVFSLEPVFVDSDYLSLLKSGNLRLEVQFKSALTKTVSCIVYGEFPSLIEIDQTRNVYVK; this comes from the coding sequence atgtCACTCCTCACAGACAAAGACTTTGTGGAAGGTTTACCGAGTGCTTTGGATCTGTTTACTATGCCCCCATGCCAAACGAGTGTGTTTCAACATTACTACGTAGATGTTAGACCTGTTAGTCAAATTACAGATTCGTCACCAGTAGAATTTCAAATTGCAAATAGTGGAATTGATTACGTGGATTTGAAACGAAGTCGTTTACATGTTAAACTGAAAGTGAGTCATTCCGACGGAACGGTTTTGGGTAAGGACGAACAGGTGGCACCAGTAAATTTATTCATGCAAGCTCTGTGGTCGCAAGTCGCTGTGTATTTACAAGGCCAGCTGGTGAGTTCGGCGAACAATCATTATCCCTACAAAGCATACATTCAAACCTTACTGAATTATGGAGCAGAAACTAAACAATCGCAACTCCAGTCTCAACTGTTTTACAAGGACGTCGGAGAGACACAAGCAGATATCGAAAGCACCGATCCTATCACTGGTACTAATTCTGGAGCATCGGATCGAGAAGCACACATCGCTGTCAGCAAAACTGTTACCATGGAAGGTCCCCTGTgtgaagatatttttaacatagGAAGATATCTGGTGAATGGGGTGGATATGACAGTTAAGTTATTTCAGAGCTCCATACCCTTTTGTTTGATGTCTGGGAAGTCGGGTCAGGAGTACAAGATCGAGCTCTTAGATATTTACTTCAAGATATGTAAACTGAAAATGAACAGTGCACTTATTTTAACGCACAACAAGCTGTTTGAAAAGTCTAACGCCTTGTATCTGTTCACTAAAACCGTAGTTAAAATGAGCAGCATCCCTTCGTCTCAGCAGAGCTACGTGTGGGACAGCGTGTTTCAGTCGCAGTTTCCCGGCAAACTGGTTGTCGGGTTTGTCAACGGTGACGGCGTAAGCGGATCGTATACAAAGAACCCGTTTAATTTTCAGAGTTCGTTTGTAAAAACGGTGGCGTTATATCTGGACGGCGTCAGTGTTCCCGGTCGACCAGTCGAAGCAGACGACGTTAGTGCCTACGTGAATTTGTTCGAGGGAGTCAGCAGATGGGGTCAAGACACTGGAAACTACATCCAAAGAACTGAATTTGAGCTTGGAAATGGTCTGTTTGTGTTCAGTCTCGAACCCGTTTTCGTGGATTCTGATTATTTAAGTTTGCTTAAGAGTGGTAATTTACGGTTAGAAGTACAGTTTAAATCGGCTTTGACAAAAACCGTCAGTTGTATCGTGTATGGTGAATTTCCTAGCCTGATTGAAATCGACCAGACCCGAAACGTGTATGTCAAATAA